Below is a window of Phosphitispora fastidiosa DNA.
TGCATGTCAGATACCTCAAAAAATGCCAACTCCGATCCAATGCAAAAGACTTCTTTCTGTACTGGAACGGTTACAGGAGGAGGGATTTAAGCTATGAGTCCTGACGCAGAATCAAAGTACAGCGTTGTTGATTTGTTTGCCGGTGCAGGCGGGCTTAGCTATGGGTTTCTTCAAACAGGCAGATTCTCCATAAAGGCAGCCTTTGAGAACAACCACAATGCACAGAAAACTTATAAGCGTAACCACGGAAATACTGCGGTTTATAATGACGTTGCCGACGCCCTTAGCGATGACGTAAAAGTGAAACTCGGCAAAGTAGATGTTGTCATCGGAGGACCACCGTGCCAAGGGTTTTCTAATGCAAATCGGCAGAAGAACCATGCTATCAGTCAGAATAACTCGCTTGTAAAGAAGTTCGTTCAGGTCGTACTTCATCTGAACCCGATGGCGTTCGTAATGGAGAATGTGAGCATGCTGCAGTCGGATGTTCACCGTTTTTATGTAGATAAAACCGATGCGGAAACCATAGAAAAATACAGCATTAAAACCACCCCCTCGGAGATTCAGCTTCTTGACTCAGAGTTCATATTTCCGGGCGTTGCTGACATTGCAAGAAACATGACACGGATTTCAAGTTATCTTTGGAAAGAGAACGACTATTTATCGCTCAATGTAGTATTCAAAACACGCAATAATCCCAAAAAGTTATGTGCTTCGTTGGAAAAACACAAAAAAAGGCTTCTTGCACTCGCGAACAACCTTGTTGCGGCATTTGATGAAAACGACTCTATTTTGAAACACTCATATGCTGCAGGTGTGGCAATACAAAGTTATTTTACCGCTACTGCAACCTACGAGGCCGCCGAAAAACTTTGCAGGGCGATCATGCCGGCAATTATGCTGCAACGAATGCTCTCAAAGGCAAAGGAAATAATGGATAACCGTATCGTGGTTGACCACTATTCAACCGAGAACGGTCTTGTTGCCCATGTCACTTCTATGGCGGTGATAGACTATATTGAATCCATTCTGGGAGCCACAAGCACAGGATACAGCATAAATTATGGTGTTTTACCGGCCGTTGCCTTTGGTGCGCCTCAAAAGCGGATGCGCTTTGTTCTCATCGGTGTAAAAAAGTCCATATGTGATGATGTTAAGCTTCTAACCGGCACATTCACTGAAGCAAACTATCGTACGGTTAAAGATGCGATTAAGGATTTAGAGGAAATTGAGACGGCAACTGAGGTGTCTGACGGAGACCAAGGAGTACAGTTACCTGACGCTCCGAAAGACATAAGTGAGCTTGGAAAACAACTGCGCGATTCAAAAAATCTTTGCAATCATGTTTCTACGGCAACAACCTCAGACGCACTGGAACGGTTTATGGCGATTAAGCCAGGAGACAATTTCCACAGCTTGCCGCCAGAACTTAAAACCACTTACTCTGATACGGAGCGCACACAAAAAACCATTTATCTGCGTTTAAAATACGACGAACCATCCGGCACAGTTGTCAATGTCCGGAAATCTATGTGGATTCATCCAGTGAAGCATCGCGCCCTCAGTATACGAGAAGCAGCGCGTTTGCAGACTTTCCCCGATAGTTTCGTGTTCTGCGGAACCAAGGATTCACAATACCAGCAGGTAGGCAATGCAGTGCCTCCGATGCTAGCAAAGGCAATAGCAGAGCATCTGTGCGGATATTTGGATTGTGGAAGCAAATAGCATGATCCGAGAGGAACCATTTCGGAGGCAGTCATATGGCGGATACACATTCTAAAGAAACCAGAAGCTACAATATGTCACACATCAGAAGCCGGAACACACAACCGGAGACAATGGTGCGAAAGTTCCTGTTTTCTAAAGGACTGAGGTTCAGAAAAAATGACAAAAGATACCCTGGTCATCCTGATATTCTGCTTTCGAAGTACAGAGCAGCTGTGTTCATAAACGGCTGTTTCTGGCACTGCCACGAGGGATGCTCTGATTTTGTTCTTCCAAAGTCCAATCAGGACTACTGGGAGCCAAAGCTTAGGAAAAATCGCAAACGTGATGAAGAAAACTATGCTGCCCTTAGAAAAGATGGATGGAATGTGTATATCGTCTGGGAATGTGAACTGAAAAAGGCTGCCGGGGATGAGCGACTTGAGCAACTGTATCTGCAGATAACTAAATGAT
It encodes the following:
- a CDS encoding very short patch repair endonuclease produces the protein MADTHSKETRSYNMSHIRSRNTQPETMVRKFLFSKGLRFRKNDKRYPGHPDILLSKYRAAVFINGCFWHCHEGCSDFVLPKSNQDYWEPKLRKNRKRDEENYAALRKDGWNVYIVWECELKKAAGDERLEQLYLQITK
- a CDS encoding DNA cytosine methyltransferase; translated protein: MSPDAESKYSVVDLFAGAGGLSYGFLQTGRFSIKAAFENNHNAQKTYKRNHGNTAVYNDVADALSDDVKVKLGKVDVVIGGPPCQGFSNANRQKNHAISQNNSLVKKFVQVVLHLNPMAFVMENVSMLQSDVHRFYVDKTDAETIEKYSIKTTPSEIQLLDSEFIFPGVADIARNMTRISSYLWKENDYLSLNVVFKTRNNPKKLCASLEKHKKRLLALANNLVAAFDENDSILKHSYAAGVAIQSYFTATATYEAAEKLCRAIMPAIMLQRMLSKAKEIMDNRIVVDHYSTENGLVAHVTSMAVIDYIESILGATSTGYSINYGVLPAVAFGAPQKRMRFVLIGVKKSICDDVKLLTGTFTEANYRTVKDAIKDLEEIETATEVSDGDQGVQLPDAPKDISELGKQLRDSKNLCNHVSTATTSDALERFMAIKPGDNFHSLPPELKTTYSDTERTQKTIYLRLKYDEPSGTVVNVRKSMWIHPVKHRALSIREAARLQTFPDSFVFCGTKDSQYQQVGNAVPPMLAKAIAEHLCGYLDCGSK